In Vibrio hippocampi, a single genomic region encodes these proteins:
- a CDS encoding BREX-1 system adenine-specific DNA-methyltransferase PglX, producing the protein MAEPILNQAFPQGLEKLDSIKKRQFRQTYDEWREVIDSDVLEDLKIKDKIHHQWINWVLKFGLELDEDGDGDVLKEQPQMHDSIAATVPEHQVTIKPDYAVIASDETKPYMLIQTYPSGTALSEVFPGDSWSTTPAERMAHLCRGVGTRLGLITNGEQWMFIDAPVGGITTYASWYARLWGLEPITLKAFYSLFNIGVVFNGFDEAKTLPELIDESLQHQDDVTQTLGVQVSRAVEVLIQSIDRINHDHNGELLEGVEPEELYEAGLTLMMRLVFLLCAEERGLLLLGDQAYEANYAMSTLRAKLREEASLHGDEVLSYRKNAWARLLAIFRSVYSGVEHENMRMPALGGSLFDPDRFPFLEGRKKGSSWLEEEAKPLPIDNRTVLLFLDAIQLYQGRTLSYRALDVEQIGYVYEGLLEQTVKRASDVTLELSGSKSCKKPWVQLGELASAALDGLPALKKLLKERTGSSPSRITNDLNKEVTDADVDKLLVACYNDMELCQRIKPYYHFLRFDAWGNPLLYPKNAFMLTTGSDRRETGSHYTPKSLTESIVTETLEAVVYVGPAEGKPREEWQLKSPEELLGLKICDPAMGSGAFLVQVCRWLAERVCESWLIAEQTGVFVTVKGATTHDETMELLPIDAEERLIVARRLISERCLYGVDINPLAVELAKLSIWLVTLSKDRPFGFLDHNLKSGDSLLGIHNLDQLCFLNLNPSQAKKSQLVELPIAEQVKKRVTDAAELRKQIAVHDINRVSDIAEMVLTADQVKEAIAFPKLVADALVGMKLKSGGKLADTSVLAALLPQSIAGDLECTHYLKSTALDGLSADLTDRKKARTAFHWCLEFPEVFSTKKCGFDAIVGNPPFLGGQKITGFMGTCYRDYLVECLADGKRGSADLVAYFFLQAYKLLAPNSTMGLIAVNTIAEGNTRDISLSQMLAIGASIYQAVPSEVWPGNASVVTSRVHLYKGSWTGEKTINGQKVDYISPSLSHRDNWSPVKINSNKKMVYQGTILLGDGFLVDSDTTEKWVKQQPETKNVIFDFLIGREVNQSFTHSPERKVISFFDWEIEEAEKYELPFAHLEENVKQERLSGKDKGAQEYWWRHLRPRPELYHKVGRGHSFEQHPKHWDAMQEPMEKVLVFATGATKYPCFTFVPNRYIYANTLCVVTSDSMSLFACLSSDFHAVWAFEHGSRLHERLRYTHGDIFETFPFPEKVLEGTHDDLNRMGREFFDLRARYMLENQKGMTKFYNDLHDQALYSFEISALREKQIALNDAVLSAYGFNDLEPEYGFHCVGYLPEGKNTRFTISEKAREEILYRLSMLNKARHEAEQG; encoded by the coding sequence TTGGCTGAGCCTATACTTAATCAAGCATTTCCGCAGGGACTTGAAAAACTAGACTCAATAAAGAAGAGACAGTTTCGTCAAACGTACGATGAATGGCGTGAAGTCATTGATAGTGATGTTCTAGAAGATCTAAAAATCAAAGACAAGATTCACCATCAATGGATCAACTGGGTGTTGAAATTTGGCTTGGAACTAGATGAGGATGGAGATGGAGATGTACTCAAAGAGCAACCTCAGATGCATGACTCCATTGCGGCCACTGTTCCGGAGCATCAAGTAACAATAAAACCAGATTATGCGGTCATTGCTAGTGACGAAACCAAACCTTATATGTTGATACAAACCTATCCGTCAGGTACGGCTCTGAGTGAAGTATTTCCGGGGGACAGCTGGTCTACAACGCCAGCAGAACGCATGGCACATTTATGTCGAGGTGTTGGAACTAGACTGGGGCTGATCACAAATGGAGAACAATGGATGTTCATTGATGCTCCTGTTGGGGGAATAACGACCTATGCCAGCTGGTATGCTCGTCTATGGGGGCTAGAACCTATAACGTTAAAAGCATTCTATAGCCTATTTAACATAGGAGTTGTATTTAACGGCTTTGATGAAGCTAAAACTCTCCCAGAGTTAATTGATGAATCATTGCAGCATCAAGATGATGTCACTCAAACACTTGGTGTTCAAGTAAGTCGAGCGGTTGAAGTGCTTATTCAGTCAATTGACCGCATTAATCATGATCACAATGGAGAGCTATTGGAAGGCGTTGAGCCTGAAGAGTTATACGAGGCTGGCTTAACATTAATGATGCGCTTGGTATTTTTACTTTGTGCGGAAGAACGTGGTCTATTGCTCTTAGGTGATCAAGCCTATGAAGCTAATTATGCAATGTCGACATTGCGAGCTAAGTTGAGAGAAGAAGCGAGTTTACATGGTGATGAAGTGCTCTCTTATCGTAAAAACGCATGGGCGCGTTTATTAGCTATCTTCCGATCTGTTTATTCCGGTGTTGAGCATGAAAATATGCGTATGCCAGCATTGGGCGGCTCGCTTTTTGATCCTGATAGGTTCCCTTTCTTGGAAGGTAGAAAGAAAGGTAGTAGCTGGCTTGAAGAAGAAGCCAAGCCGCTACCGATTGATAATCGAACTGTCTTATTGTTCCTTGATGCCATTCAATTGTATCAAGGTAGAACACTGTCTTATCGAGCGCTAGATGTAGAGCAAATTGGTTATGTCTATGAGGGTCTATTGGAGCAGACAGTAAAACGAGCTTCTGATGTTACGTTGGAGTTATCTGGTAGCAAAAGCTGCAAAAAGCCTTGGGTCCAGTTAGGGGAGTTAGCCTCAGCTGCTCTTGATGGCTTGCCTGCATTGAAGAAACTTCTCAAAGAACGCACTGGCAGTTCTCCATCTCGAATCACGAATGATTTGAATAAAGAAGTGACAGACGCAGATGTCGATAAGCTCCTGGTAGCTTGTTATAACGATATGGAACTGTGTCAGCGTATTAAACCTTATTACCACTTTCTAAGGTTTGATGCTTGGGGTAATCCGCTACTTTATCCTAAAAATGCTTTCATGTTGACAACTGGCTCTGATAGGCGAGAGACAGGCTCTCACTACACGCCTAAGTCATTAACCGAATCTATTGTGACCGAAACGCTTGAGGCAGTTGTTTATGTCGGACCAGCAGAAGGAAAACCTCGAGAAGAGTGGCAGTTGAAGTCACCAGAAGAACTACTTGGTCTAAAAATTTGTGACCCAGCAATGGGCTCTGGTGCATTTCTTGTTCAAGTGTGTCGATGGCTGGCTGAACGAGTGTGTGAATCATGGTTAATAGCCGAACAAACAGGTGTTTTTGTCACAGTGAAGGGAGCAACGACTCACGATGAAACTATGGAGTTGTTGCCAATTGATGCTGAAGAGCGTTTGATTGTCGCTAGGCGGTTAATCTCAGAACGTTGCCTCTATGGTGTTGATATCAACCCGCTAGCGGTTGAACTAGCAAAACTATCAATTTGGCTTGTCACTTTATCGAAGGATCGACCTTTTGGCTTTTTAGATCACAATCTAAAGTCAGGTGACAGTTTACTAGGTATACATAACCTAGATCAGCTCTGTTTCTTAAATTTAAATCCATCTCAAGCTAAAAAATCACAGTTGGTAGAGCTACCTATTGCAGAGCAAGTAAAAAAGCGGGTAACAGATGCTGCAGAACTGAGAAAACAAATTGCAGTTCATGATATCAATAGAGTGTCTGATATAGCGGAAATGGTACTCACGGCTGATCAGGTTAAAGAAGCAATAGCGTTTCCAAAGTTAGTAGCAGATGCCTTGGTTGGTATGAAATTAAAGTCTGGTGGAAAGTTAGCTGACACTTCCGTTCTTGCCGCTTTGTTACCGCAATCCATAGCTGGTGATTTAGAGTGTACTCATTACTTGAAGTCTACAGCCTTAGATGGATTGTCTGCTGACCTAACAGACAGGAAAAAAGCAAGAACGGCCTTTCATTGGTGTTTAGAGTTTCCAGAGGTATTCAGTACCAAAAAATGTGGCTTTGACGCAATTGTCGGAAATCCTCCTTTCCTTGGTGGTCAAAAAATAACGGGATTCATGGGTACATGTTATCGCGATTATTTAGTTGAATGTTTAGCTGATGGTAAAAGAGGTTCTGCAGACCTAGTTGCCTACTTTTTCTTACAGGCTTATAAGCTACTAGCTCCCAATAGTACAATGGGACTGATTGCAGTTAATACCATTGCGGAAGGAAATACGAGAGACATATCACTATCTCAAATGTTGGCAATAGGTGCTAGCATTTATCAGGCTGTACCCAGCGAAGTTTGGCCCGGTAATGCAAGTGTAGTTACTAGCCGAGTGCATTTATACAAAGGGAGCTGGACTGGAGAAAAAACCATAAATGGTCAGAAAGTTGATTATATATCTCCAAGTTTAAGCCATAGAGATAACTGGTCCCCTGTAAAAATAAACTCAAATAAAAAAATGGTTTATCAAGGTACTATCCTCCTTGGGGATGGTTTTTTGGTTGACTCAGACACAACAGAAAAGTGGGTGAAGCAGCAGCCTGAAACTAAAAATGTGATTTTTGACTTTTTAATTGGTAGAGAAGTAAACCAGAGTTTTACGCACTCTCCTGAAAGGAAGGTTATTTCCTTTTTTGATTGGGAGATAGAAGAAGCTGAAAAATATGAATTGCCATTTGCGCATTTAGAGGAAAATGTAAAGCAAGAGAGGTTATCTGGTAAAGATAAAGGAGCTCAGGAATATTGGTGGAGACATTTGAGACCAAGACCAGAGTTGTATCATAAGGTTGGAAGGGGGCATTCATTTGAACAGCATCCCAAACATTGGGATGCAATGCAGGAACCGATGGAGAAGGTCTTGGTTTTTGCAACTGGAGCGACCAAATACCCATGTTTCACATTTGTTCCTAACAGGTATATTTACGCTAATACATTATGTGTAGTAACAAGTGACAGTATGTCTTTGTTTGCATGTTTATCATCAGACTTCCATGCAGTGTGGGCCTTTGAACATGGTTCAAGGTTGCATGAGCGTCTTAGGTACACTCATGGTGATATATTTGAAACGTTCCCATTTCCAGAAAAAGTGCTGGAAGGTACACATGACGATTTAAATCGAATGGGGCGAGAATTTTTTGATTTGAGAGCAAGATATATGCTTGAAAATCAAAAAGGTATGACAAAGTTTTATAATGATTTACATGATCAAGCTTTATATTCATTTGAGATTAGTGCGTTGCGAGAAAAGCAAATCGCTCTAAACGACGCTGTTTTGTCCGCCTACGGTTTCAACGATTTGGAACCAGAGTATGGGTTTCACTGTGTGGGTTATTTACCTGAAGGAAAAAATACTCGCTTTACTATTAGTGAGAAAGCTAGAGAAGAAATCTTATATCGCCTCTCAATGTTGAACAAAGCTAGACATGAGGCTGAACAAGGATAA
- the radC gene encoding RadC family protein, which translates to MKDKSTSYLKAKSLPEHQVLEQTAQIIANRHLKGDVFTSPNATKEFLTYKLAQHEREVFAVLLLDNQHRLIEYNELFFGTIDAATVYPREVVKLALERNAAAVIFAHNHPSGQAEPSQADRRITSRLSDALALIDIRVLDHFVIGETPVSFAERGLI; encoded by the coding sequence ATGAAGGACAAATCCACCAGCTACCTAAAAGCCAAATCGTTGCCGGAACACCAAGTGCTGGAGCAGACCGCGCAAATAATAGCTAACCGACATTTAAAAGGAGATGTATTTACAAGCCCCAACGCCACAAAAGAGTTTTTGACTTACAAACTGGCTCAACACGAACGCGAAGTTTTCGCAGTGCTATTACTGGACAATCAACATCGATTGATTGAATACAATGAGCTGTTCTTTGGAACCATTGATGCTGCTACGGTTTATCCGAGAGAAGTCGTTAAGCTTGCATTAGAGCGAAACGCCGCAGCAGTCATTTTCGCTCACAACCATCCATCAGGACAGGCTGAGCCCTCACAAGCAGATAGACGCATCACTTCACGGCTTAGTGACGCATTAGCTTTGATCGATATTAGAGTGCTTGATCATTTTGTGATTGGAGAAACACCCGTTTCATTTGCTGAAAGGGGGCTAATATGA
- a CDS encoding phage N-6-adenine-methyltransferase yields the protein MIKEDKFVYCKDSSNIHKQDWFEKMQVNQERGPLLSGAISLFKQHYEQATQSNAMLIAYHFTIKLPQIGPKLVEPVAQRWFSIFLKSIDDCVRFQGRANQSWKVMQDSGIRCFWSNDCREVGHNLVKVYIVSMRHELQEWELLHLVRMDLEKYLRIAVNRCSKELFDGEVGLPVETIISEKSALTLIRPDDEDYELQKGLLFYQLSALAVKPKNLTKDDLMYLSVLTSPDKDQTAQVKGDKSTRSLDVMYSSARTGENKQDKWQTPLDIFNQLNQQFGFTLDAAAEPETALCGKYFTEEDNALVQDWSGHIVFCNPPYSKLKAFAKKAYEESLKGVTVVMLVPARTDTKACHDYLSNGEIRFIKGRLKFLQGGKSQDAAPFPSMVCVLGPDVKKRGVFVEKTEL from the coding sequence ATGATAAAAGAAGATAAGTTTGTTTACTGCAAGGACTCATCTAACATCCATAAACAAGATTGGTTTGAGAAGATGCAAGTCAATCAAGAGCGAGGACCATTGTTATCTGGAGCAATTTCTTTATTCAAACAGCACTACGAACAAGCGACACAATCAAACGCAATGCTCATTGCCTATCATTTCACAATCAAGCTTCCTCAGATTGGACCCAAGTTGGTTGAACCGGTAGCCCAGCGGTGGTTCTCGATTTTTCTGAAGTCGATAGATGATTGTGTTCGATTTCAAGGAAGAGCGAATCAAAGCTGGAAAGTGATGCAAGATAGTGGGATTCGTTGCTTTTGGTCTAATGATTGTCGTGAAGTCGGCCATAACTTGGTCAAGGTTTACATTGTCTCTATGAGGCATGAGCTTCAGGAGTGGGAGTTATTGCATTTAGTACGAATGGACCTTGAAAAATACCTAAGAATTGCGGTTAACCGTTGTTCTAAGGAACTCTTTGATGGTGAAGTGGGGTTGCCCGTTGAAACTATCATTTCGGAAAAATCTGCCTTGACTCTGATTCGGCCAGATGACGAGGATTATGAACTACAAAAGGGGCTATTGTTTTATCAGCTAAGCGCGCTAGCAGTGAAACCGAAAAATTTAACCAAGGACGATTTAATGTATTTATCTGTGTTAACTAGCCCAGATAAAGACCAGACTGCACAGGTGAAAGGGGATAAATCGACACGGAGTCTAGACGTTATGTACTCATCTGCAAGAACTGGCGAAAATAAGCAGGATAAATGGCAGACTCCACTAGATATTTTTAACCAGCTAAATCAGCAGTTTGGTTTCACTCTTGACGCAGCAGCTGAGCCTGAGACTGCTCTTTGTGGAAAATATTTTACGGAAGAGGATAACGCTTTAGTGCAGGATTGGAGTGGCCATATTGTTTTTTGTAACCCGCCATATTCAAAGCTGAAAGCATTCGCCAAAAAAGCTTATGAAGAATCACTTAAGGGGGTGACAGTAGTGATGTTAGTTCCAGCTAGAACCGATACTAAGGCATGCCATGATTATCTATCAAATGGCGAGATTCGTTTTATTAAGGGGCGTCTGAAGTTCTTGCAAGGTGGTAAGTCACAAGATGCTGCGCCCTTCCCAAGTATGGTATGCGTATTGGGACCTGATGTTAAAAAAAGGGGAGTGTTTGTAGAAAAGACAGAACTATAA
- the drmD gene encoding DISARM system SNF2-like helicase DrmD, translated as MTQTIEYSVTPEPGQLVEVRKRQWIVADVKTSQLPTSFRTKQNYVTLSSIDEDGLGEELEVIWEIEPGAHIIEKSGLPEITGFDDASKLDAFLDAVRWGAATNADRNFLQAPFRSGVSIENFQLDPLVRAINMARVNLLIADDVGLGKTIEAGLVIQEMLIRHRARTVLIICPASLQLKWQDEMQEKFGLEFKLVNTEYVKQLRRERGIHANPWTSFPRLIASQDWIKSGEGLRLLRETMPAKAEYPRKFDMLVIDEAHNIAPSGSANYAVASQRTKIIREIAPHFQHKLFLTATPHNGYTESFTSLLEILDDQRFSRNILPNEKQLQKVMIRRLKTDLVDENGEALYPKRKLQALEVNFTELERSMHQKLDQYAESRESSNADAKNVMATKFVNGLLKKRLFSSPASFASTLEKHINTLNKASESKQTTAIEERILRKAMLKAEEDYANDQDFELAQEEAIEEASRRAVPLSQKERSLLNELRSWAQAAQYQSDSKADAICGWINRNLKDGKKWNNQRVILFTEYRTTQQWLEKILTEKGLAGKRLAIINGGMDHEEREDVKAAFQTHPEQSDVRILLATDAASEGIDLQNHCNCLIHLEIPYNPNVMEQRNGRIDRHGQKAKEILIWHPVDAGSATDSDTVGGHKDDIIRALIKLESMREDMGSVNPVIAPQMAGLIEGRATELNTLQAEAKMAKAKKAVRAERDLQEKIKRLHQQLISTQEDFHLTPEHVLAAVQTALEVAQKPPLKPITLTNTPEGSVFIMPEFTGSWAPCNKGLRHPFTKQIRPITFDHNVAKGRDDVVLVHLNHRLVQMCLRLLRSRVWEKDDKLHRVTVRSVPSTELQSVVAIVASRLVVVGGTHNRLHEEITYAGGYLKDSGHSRERGVNQIDTWLELSTPAYVSQQTKDALKTRFTNQAQSIHQSVEARSKERLTNLESTLERLKQKEIDDITTVLDELDHSIGEQLSLEGVLHEQLSLFGEDERTEVKKDRVAIAARKQRIESDKKAETEAIEKRYANYIDRTFPVAVIFLVPDNLCEAN; from the coding sequence ATGACACAAACCATCGAATATTCAGTCACTCCAGAACCAGGCCAACTGGTTGAAGTTAGAAAGCGACAATGGATTGTCGCTGACGTGAAAACTTCACAACTCCCAACTTCATTTCGCACAAAGCAAAATTATGTAACGTTATCCTCTATTGATGAAGATGGCTTAGGCGAAGAACTTGAAGTGATCTGGGAGATTGAGCCCGGCGCTCACATTATTGAGAAATCAGGCTTGCCAGAAATAACTGGTTTTGATGATGCAAGCAAGCTGGATGCATTTCTAGATGCAGTTCGTTGGGGGGCCGCTACCAACGCAGATAGAAACTTCTTACAAGCCCCTTTTCGCAGCGGTGTGAGCATTGAAAACTTTCAGCTTGATCCTTTAGTTCGAGCAATCAATATGGCTCGTGTAAATCTTCTGATAGCAGACGACGTCGGCCTAGGTAAAACCATTGAAGCCGGCTTAGTTATTCAGGAGATGTTAATTCGCCACCGTGCTCGAACAGTGCTCATTATTTGCCCAGCTTCTTTGCAATTGAAGTGGCAAGACGAGATGCAAGAAAAGTTTGGTTTGGAGTTCAAACTTGTTAATACCGAGTATGTGAAACAACTTCGCCGCGAGCGAGGGATTCATGCTAACCCTTGGACGTCGTTTCCTCGACTTATTGCTTCGCAAGACTGGATAAAAAGTGGAGAAGGTTTAAGGCTTCTCAGAGAAACTATGCCAGCAAAGGCTGAATACCCGCGTAAGTTTGATATGTTGGTCATTGACGAAGCGCATAATATCGCTCCATCTGGCTCAGCGAATTACGCTGTTGCAAGTCAGCGTACAAAAATTATTCGAGAAATTGCGCCTCACTTTCAGCATAAGCTGTTTTTAACCGCGACACCCCACAATGGTTACACAGAGTCATTTACTTCCTTGCTAGAAATACTGGATGACCAGCGTTTCTCTCGCAACATCTTACCAAACGAGAAACAGCTCCAAAAAGTTATGATTAGGCGTTTGAAAACCGATCTTGTCGATGAAAATGGTGAGGCTCTTTATCCGAAGAGAAAACTACAAGCCTTGGAAGTGAATTTCACCGAGCTTGAGCGAAGCATGCACCAAAAGCTTGATCAATATGCGGAAAGTCGAGAATCATCTAACGCCGATGCAAAAAATGTGATGGCTACAAAGTTTGTCAACGGCTTACTAAAGAAAAGACTGTTTTCTTCGCCGGCGTCTTTTGCATCGACGCTAGAAAAACATATCAACACTCTAAACAAGGCCTCAGAATCAAAACAAACGACAGCTATTGAAGAGCGAATCCTTCGAAAAGCGATGCTTAAAGCCGAAGAGGATTACGCAAATGACCAAGATTTTGAACTGGCGCAAGAAGAGGCGATTGAGGAGGCAAGTCGTCGAGCTGTACCGCTGAGTCAGAAAGAACGATCTTTGCTCAATGAATTGAGAAGTTGGGCGCAAGCAGCGCAATATCAATCAGATTCAAAAGCTGATGCTATTTGTGGTTGGATTAATCGCAATTTAAAAGATGGTAAAAAATGGAATAATCAGCGTGTTATCCTATTTACAGAGTATCGAACAACTCAACAATGGTTGGAGAAAATTCTTACCGAAAAAGGGTTGGCTGGTAAACGCCTAGCTATCATCAATGGAGGTATGGATCATGAAGAGCGTGAAGATGTTAAAGCTGCTTTTCAAACCCATCCAGAGCAATCTGATGTCAGAATATTGTTAGCTACAGATGCAGCTTCCGAAGGTATTGATTTACAGAATCATTGTAATTGTCTAATACACTTAGAAATTCCATACAATCCAAATGTAATGGAACAGCGGAATGGTCGTATCGACCGACACGGTCAAAAAGCAAAGGAAATTCTAATTTGGCACCCTGTTGATGCTGGCTCAGCAACCGATAGTGACACTGTTGGTGGTCATAAAGATGACATCATCAGAGCACTTATCAAGCTAGAGTCGATGCGTGAAGACATGGGGAGTGTAAACCCTGTCATCGCTCCTCAAATGGCGGGATTAATTGAAGGTCGAGCCACTGAGCTCAATACACTACAAGCCGAAGCCAAAATGGCTAAAGCGAAAAAGGCGGTTAGAGCCGAGCGAGACTTACAAGAAAAGATAAAGCGTCTACACCAGCAACTTATCTCAACTCAAGAAGATTTTCACTTAACACCTGAACATGTTTTGGCTGCTGTTCAGACAGCCTTAGAAGTTGCTCAGAAACCGCCACTGAAGCCAATAACTCTCACGAATACACCTGAAGGAAGTGTGTTCATAATGCCAGAGTTTACAGGTTCTTGGGCTCCTTGTAACAAAGGTTTACGCCACCCTTTCACTAAACAAATTAGACCAATAACGTTTGATCATAACGTCGCTAAAGGGAGAGATGATGTAGTGCTGGTGCACTTAAATCATCGTTTGGTGCAAATGTGTTTGCGGCTATTACGCAGTAGGGTTTGGGAGAAAGACGATAAGCTCCACCGAGTCACAGTAAGGAGTGTCCCTTCTACAGAACTGCAAAGTGTGGTTGCGATTGTTGCATCAAGGTTAGTTGTAGTTGGTGGGACTCATAACCGCCTACACGAAGAAATTACCTATGCTGGTGGTTATCTCAAAGACAGTGGACATAGTCGAGAGCGAGGTGTGAATCAAATAGACACATGGCTTGAGCTATCAACACCAGCATATGTCTCTCAGCAAACGAAAGATGCGCTAAAAACCAGGTTTACGAATCAAGCCCAATCGATTCATCAGTCTGTCGAAGCAAGATCAAAAGAGCGTCTTACTAATTTGGAAAGCACTCTTGAACGTCTTAAACAGAAAGAGATAGACGATATTACTACCGTGCTTGATGAGTTAGATCATTCAATTGGTGAACAGCTATCACTCGAAGGTGTTCTTCACGAACAGTTGAGCTTATTTGGAGAAGATGAGAGGACTGAAGTGAAAAAAGACAGAGTAGCAATTGCAGCAAGGAAGCAGCGAATAGAGTCGGATAAAAAAGCAGAGACCGAAGCAATCGAAAAACGCTACGCAAACTACATCGACCGTACATTCCCCGTAGCGGTAATTTTCCTGGTACCAGATAACTTGTGTGAGGCGAACTGA
- a CDS encoding AlpA family transcriptional regulator, with product MNRLIRLNEVMNLTALSRSAIYRKMKTGEFPQSVNIGDRAVAWVEQDIKEWIVSVIERGSDDKRR from the coding sequence ATGAATAGGCTAATTCGTCTAAATGAGGTGATGAATCTAACCGCACTTTCTAGGTCTGCGATTTACCGAAAAATGAAAACTGGAGAATTTCCCCAAAGTGTCAACATCGGAGATAGAGCTGTTGCCTGGGTTGAACAAGATATCAAGGAATGGATCGTGTCTGTGATTGAGAGAGGTAGTGATGATAAAAGAAGATAA
- a CDS encoding DNA cytosine methyltransferase: MKIVGVDLFCGAGGLTHGLQKAGIDVKAGFDIEVNCKFPYEHNNSAEFVLKSVADVTAEDIKSRFDDSAYSLLAGCAPCQPFSKYTQAKPKEQDERWGLLYQFARLVKESQPDFITMENVPDLNKHKVYADFKEGLKSEGYFVDERVVFCPDYGMAQTRSRLVLLASRLGKIELIKPTHDKSKYITVKDVIGHLPRIKAGSVSKHDPLHRSSSLSELNLKRIKASKPGGTWRDWPEELRAKCHTKASGKGYASVYGRMTWDEPSPTITTQCFGFGNGRFGHPTQARAISLREAAILQSFPDDYEFVEPDGEYAIKNLGKMIGNAVPVRLGEIVGTSLQNHINQQPNQ; this comes from the coding sequence GTGAAAATCGTTGGTGTTGACCTATTTTGTGGTGCTGGTGGCCTGACCCATGGCTTACAAAAGGCAGGGATTGATGTAAAAGCTGGGTTTGATATTGAGGTGAACTGCAAATTTCCGTATGAGCACAACAACAGTGCTGAGTTTGTTCTAAAAAGTGTAGCGGATGTTACAGCCGAAGATATTAAGTCAAGATTTGACGATAGTGCATACTCGCTACTTGCTGGTTGTGCACCTTGCCAACCTTTCTCTAAGTACACTCAAGCGAAACCTAAAGAACAAGATGAGAGATGGGGGCTACTTTATCAGTTCGCTCGCCTAGTTAAAGAATCACAACCTGACTTCATTACAATGGAAAATGTTCCTGATTTGAATAAGCATAAAGTCTACGCTGACTTCAAAGAAGGCCTAAAATCAGAAGGTTACTTCGTTGATGAGAGAGTTGTTTTTTGTCCGGACTATGGGATGGCACAGACTAGAAGTAGGCTCGTTTTATTAGCTTCCCGTCTGGGAAAAATTGAATTAATAAAACCAACTCACGATAAAAGCAAATACATAACGGTCAAAGATGTTATAGGACATCTGCCAAGAATTAAGGCGGGTAGTGTTAGTAAGCATGATCCATTGCATCGCTCAAGTAGTTTGTCTGAGTTGAATCTGAAGCGAATAAAAGCATCAAAACCAGGAGGCACGTGGCGAGATTGGCCTGAGGAACTACGGGCTAAATGCCATACGAAAGCTAGTGGAAAAGGCTATGCTAGCGTTTATGGTCGTATGACATGGGATGAGCCTAGTCCAACTATCACGACTCAGTGCTTTGGTTTTGGGAATGGTCGTTTTGGACACCCAACTCAAGCCCGAGCAATTTCATTGCGGGAAGCCGCAATTTTACAGTCGTTTCCTGATGACTATGAGTTCGTTGAGCCAGATGGCGAATATGCGATAAAAAACCTTGGTAAAATGATTGGAAACGCAGTACCTGTGCGTCTTGGTGAAATAGTTGGTACTTCCCTACAGAATCATATCAACCAGCAACCCAATCAGTAG
- a CDS encoding HNH endonuclease, producing MKIGKLVQALLPKVLEYCEQKNHNEFERLCDADYSKRNFNLNFPFLIPISSLPSDLSKRYWTKVYLVRGQTVRACSQWFEKDAVYFVKYSKRIGIDYDQSQLESESLESRTTLSHKLSAPTARANSRYRGNAIGNAQNLLVRNILSNLGTEQFSEEDWQATKAYFNHQCAYCGESKELVIEHAIPINKVYLGEHRLGNLVPSCRECNSAKASKDFREFLEGRDDKVKAIEFYMDEKNYVPLENNEQVSMILEMAYREVGTVAERYITIINELFVSDDDSCCS from the coding sequence ATGAAAATCGGAAAGTTAGTTCAGGCACTTCTGCCTAAGGTACTGGAGTATTGCGAACAAAAAAATCACAATGAGTTCGAGCGTCTTTGCGATGCTGATTACTCCAAGCGCAATTTTAACCTTAACTTTCCTTTTTTGATTCCAATCAGTAGCCTTCCTTCGGATTTATCCAAACGATACTGGACCAAAGTTTACTTGGTGCGTGGGCAAACTGTTCGTGCATGTAGTCAGTGGTTTGAAAAAGATGCGGTTTACTTTGTTAAATACTCAAAACGAATCGGCATCGACTATGACCAATCTCAGTTGGAGAGTGAGTCACTTGAATCAAGAACTACACTCTCGCACAAACTATCAGCACCAACTGCCAGAGCCAATAGCCGCTACCGCGGTAATGCGATAGGCAATGCTCAAAACCTATTAGTGCGAAATATCCTTAGTAACCTTGGAACAGAGCAGTTTTCTGAAGAGGATTGGCAGGCAACCAAAGCCTACTTCAACCATCAATGTGCTTATTGTGGAGAGTCAAAGGAACTGGTGATTGAGCACGCAATCCCTATTAATAAAGTTTACCTAGGAGAGCATCGACTCGGAAATCTGGTACCGAGCTGTAGAGAATGTAATAGCGCAAAAGCAAGCAAAGATTTTCGTGAGTTCCTAGAAGGGCGGGATGACAAGGTTAAGGCGATTGAATTTTATATGGACGAGAAAAACTACGTACCTCTTGAAAACAACGAGCAGGTATCAATGATTCTCGAGATGGCTTATCGAGAGGTTGGCACAGTGGCTGAGCGATATATCACAATAATCAACGAGCTGTTTGTTAGTGACGATGATTCTTGCTGTTCATAG